Proteins encoded together in one Janthinobacterium tructae window:
- a CDS encoding ethanolamine ammonia-lyase subunit EutB → MSRFSHTIDSHVYQFASLKELLAKATPPRSGDVLAGVAAASARERVAAQLALAEVPLALFLNEALVPYEDDEVTRLIFDSHERAAFAPISHLCVGDFRDWLLDDATDTAMLARVAAGITPEMAAAVSKLMRLQDLVLVARKCKVVTAFRNTLGLEGGLSTRLQPNHPTDNATGIAASILDGLLLGSGDAVIGINPATDNVAQVVSLLHLLDAVIDQYQIPTQSCVLTHITNTIEAIRRGAPVDLVFQSVAGTQAANRSFGIDLSLLAEGQAAALSLGRGTVGNNVMYFETGQGSALSAGAHHGMDQQTCEARAYAVARAYRPLLVNSVVGFIGPEYLYDGKQIMRAGLEDHFCAKLLGLPMGCDVCYTNHAEADQDDMDALLTMLGVAGCNFIMGVPGADDIMLGYQSTSFHDALYARRVLGLRPAPEFAAWLARMQITDAQGLLRTALAPAFQAALHRLGSQV, encoded by the coding sequence ATGTCCCGCTTCAGCCATACGATAGACAGCCATGTTTACCAGTTCGCCAGCCTGAAAGAGCTGCTGGCCAAGGCCACGCCGCCCCGTTCGGGCGACGTGCTGGCGGGCGTAGCGGCCGCCAGCGCGCGCGAGCGGGTGGCGGCGCAGCTGGCGTTGGCCGAGGTGCCGCTGGCGCTGTTCCTCAATGAGGCGCTGGTGCCGTATGAAGACGATGAAGTCACGCGCCTGATTTTTGACTCCCACGAGCGCGCCGCGTTTGCGCCGATTTCCCACCTGTGCGTGGGCGATTTCCGCGACTGGCTGCTCGACGACGCGACGGATACGGCCATGCTGGCGCGCGTCGCCGCCGGCATCACGCCCGAGATGGCGGCCGCCGTCTCCAAATTGATGCGCCTGCAGGACCTTGTGCTGGTGGCCAGGAAATGTAAAGTCGTCACGGCCTTTCGCAATACCCTGGGCCTGGAAGGCGGTTTGTCCACGCGATTGCAACCGAATCACCCGACGGATAACGCCACCGGCATTGCGGCGTCGATCCTCGACGGTCTGCTGCTGGGCAGCGGCGACGCCGTGATCGGCATCAATCCCGCTACCGACAATGTGGCGCAGGTGGTCTCGCTGCTGCACCTGCTCGATGCCGTCATCGACCAGTATCAGATTCCCACCCAGTCCTGCGTGCTGACGCATATCACCAATACCATCGAAGCGATACGCCGCGGCGCGCCCGTCGACCTGGTGTTCCAGTCGGTGGCGGGCACGCAGGCGGCCAACCGCAGCTTCGGCATCGACTTGTCCCTGCTGGCCGAGGGACAGGCGGCGGCCCTGTCGCTGGGGCGCGGTACCGTGGGCAACAACGTCATGTATTTCGAGACGGGGCAGGGCAGCGCCCTGTCCGCCGGCGCACACCACGGCATGGACCAGCAAACGTGCGAGGCGCGCGCGTATGCGGTGGCGCGCGCGTATCGGCCGTTGCTGGTCAATTCGGTGGTGGGCTTCATCGGCCCCGAGTACCTGTATGACGGCAAGCAGATCATGCGCGCGGGGCTGGAAGACCATTTCTGCGCCAAGTTGTTGGGACTGCCCATGGGCTGCGACGTGTGTTACACCAACCATGCGGAGGCGGACCAGGACGACATGGACGCCTTGCTGACCATGCTGGGCGTGGCCGGCTGCAATTTCATCATGGGCGTGCCGGGCGCGGACGACATCATGCTGGGCTATCAGAGCACTTCGTTCCACGATGCCCTGTATGCGCGGCGCGTGCTGGGCCTGCGTCCGGCGCCGGAATTCGCGGCCTGGCTGGCGCGCATGCAGATCACCGATGCGCAGGGCCTTTTGCGCACGGCGCTGGCACCGGCCTTCCAGGCGGCCCTGCATCGCCTGGGTTCGCAAGTGTAA
- a CDS encoding TIGR01777 family oxidoreductase encodes MNTHLLALQLMAAQGCLGAFDTIYHHEITEALPQKASARLELTIHATRALIYSLLFVGLAAWEWHGAWAWVLVIVFGVEIVLTLWDFVVEDQTRLLPATERVTHTVLAINAGAFIALLALNSSEWANLPTALVWQPYGWLSVFLALCGVGVGLSGLRDAYAVWQLGRRKVQEKQEQEEHLSFAATPQSVLVTGATGFIGQQLVSALLVDGHAVTVLTRQPKQAAWTFDGQVRCIRSLDELSDAQRIDMVVNLAGARIVGRRWTDARKAALRRSRVALTQDLVAWIARAQHKPRVLLSASAIGYYGVQPQGDATELAEDDAPQAIFMSQLCQEWEAAARQAEKFGVQVGCMRFGLVFGHQGSLPQMLLPIRFGAGGPLGSGKQWVSWVHVRDVIRGIAHLARRSEHGAVSGAFNFCAPEAIEQRRFAQVAGTVLHRPSIMPTPAFVMRALLGEQADLLVEGQRVAPRRLLADGFVFRHPQLEGALRSL; translated from the coding sequence ATGAATACGCATCTGCTGGCCCTGCAACTGATGGCGGCGCAAGGCTGCCTGGGCGCCTTCGACACCATCTACCACCATGAAATCACGGAAGCGCTGCCGCAAAAGGCCTCGGCGCGCCTGGAATTGACCATCCACGCGACGCGTGCGCTGATCTACAGCCTGCTGTTCGTCGGCCTGGCCGCCTGGGAATGGCATGGCGCCTGGGCCTGGGTGCTGGTGATCGTGTTTGGCGTGGAAATCGTGCTGACCCTGTGGGATTTCGTGGTCGAAGACCAGACCCGCCTCTTGCCCGCCACGGAGCGGGTCACGCACACGGTGCTGGCGATTAACGCGGGTGCCTTTATCGCGCTGCTGGCCCTGAACAGCAGCGAGTGGGCGAACCTGCCGACAGCCCTCGTGTGGCAGCCGTATGGCTGGCTCAGCGTCTTCCTCGCCCTGTGCGGCGTGGGCGTGGGGCTGTCCGGCCTGCGCGACGCGTACGCCGTGTGGCAACTTGGCCGGCGCAAGGTGCAGGAGAAGCAAGAGCAAGAGGAGCATCTGAGCTTTGCCGCTACGCCGCAATCCGTGCTGGTGACAGGCGCCACCGGTTTCATCGGCCAGCAGCTGGTCAGCGCCCTGCTGGTTGATGGCCATGCGGTGACGGTGCTGACGCGCCAGCCGAAGCAGGCCGCGTGGACCTTCGACGGCCAGGTGCGCTGCATCCGGTCGCTGGATGAATTATCGGATGCGCAGCGCATCGACATGGTGGTCAACCTGGCCGGCGCGCGCATCGTCGGGCGTCGCTGGACGGATGCGCGCAAGGCCGCCTTGCGCCGCAGCCGTGTCGCGCTGACGCAGGACCTGGTGGCGTGGATCGCCCGTGCGCAGCACAAGCCGCGCGTGCTGCTGTCGGCGTCGGCCATCGGCTATTACGGCGTACAGCCGCAGGGCGACGCGACGGAACTGGCTGAAGACGACGCGCCGCAAGCCATCTTCATGTCGCAGCTGTGCCAGGAATGGGAAGCGGCCGCGCGCCAGGCGGAGAAATTTGGTGTGCAGGTGGGCTGCATGCGCTTTGGCCTCGTCTTCGGCCACCAGGGTTCGCTGCCGCAGATGCTGCTGCCGATCCGCTTCGGCGCGGGCGGCCCGCTCGGTAGCGGCAAGCAGTGGGTCTCGTGGGTGCATGTGCGTGACGTGATCCGCGGCATCGCCCATCTGGCACGCCGCAGCGAACATGGCGCGGTGAGCGGCGCGTTTAACTTCTGTGCGCCGGAAGCCATCGAGCAGCGCCGCTTCGCCCAAGTGGCGGGCACCGTGCTGCACCGCCCCAGCATCATGCCCACGCCGGCCTTCGTCATGCGCGCCTTGCTGGGCGAGCAGGCCGACTTGCTGGTGGAAGGCCAGAGGGTCGCCCCGCGCCGCTTGCTGGCCGACGGTTTTGTCTTCCGCCATCCGCAGCTGGAAGGCGCGCTGCGCAGCCTCTAG
- a CDS encoding DUF4166 domain-containing protein, with translation MNGPSEGELFRKVMGEQWLTLHPDIRRRFEKNPAPGQPLYYRGELSELTSSRLGKVLGWLTRPFIDGALIPYDDHDFPVDIEVYSRPGCPFIFKQRIYRLHGRAPIRFTSYMAESAKGEVLEYVGMGLGMKLLLHVEDGNLHFTSDGYFWDLFGWRLPLPGVLTPGKTYLCHRNDTPQQFNIRIEIRHALFGTTFTQVGVFRESAAPALHKETP, from the coding sequence ATGAACGGCCCGTCCGAAGGAGAGCTGTTCAGGAAGGTGATGGGCGAGCAGTGGCTGACGCTGCACCCGGACATCCGCCGCCGCTTCGAGAAAAATCCCGCGCCGGGCCAGCCCCTGTACTACCGGGGCGAGCTCAGTGAACTGACCAGTTCGCGCCTGGGCAAGGTACTGGGCTGGCTGACGCGCCCCTTCATCGACGGCGCCCTGATCCCGTATGACGACCACGACTTCCCCGTGGATATCGAAGTGTATTCACGTCCTGGCTGCCCCTTCATCTTCAAGCAGCGCATCTACCGCCTGCATGGCCGCGCGCCGATCCGCTTCACGTCCTACATGGCCGAAAGCGCAAAAGGCGAAGTGCTCGAATACGTGGGCATGGGGCTGGGCATGAAGCTGCTGTTGCACGTCGAGGATGGCAACCTGCATTTCACCAGCGACGGCTATTTTTGGGATCTTTTCGGCTGGCGCCTGCCGCTGCCCGGCGTGCTCACGCCTGGCAAGACCTATCTGTGCCACCGCAACGACACGCCGCAGCAGTTCAACATCCGCATCGAGATCCGCCACGCCCTGTTCGGCACCACGTTTACCCAGGTCGGCGTGTTCCGCGAAAGCGCCGCGCCCGCCCTACACAAGGAGACACCATGA
- a CDS encoding GbsR/MarR family transcriptional regulator encodes MELSPTTQKYILHWGEMGTRWGVNRTVAQIHALLFLANEPLTAEDIAASLNVARSNVSNSLKELQSWGLARITHVMGDRRDHFVALQDVWEIFRVIMEERKRREIDPTLTVLRECAIEGEQDAAIPPETLARMGEVLAFLEMLSSTYSDYKNLPPATLQRMLSMGGKVAKFLSPEDRPGKPGKPGKKP; translated from the coding sequence ATGGAATTAAGCCCCACTACTCAGAAATACATCCTCCACTGGGGGGAGATGGGCACCCGCTGGGGCGTCAACCGCACCGTGGCGCAGATCCACGCGCTGCTGTTCCTGGCCAACGAACCCTTGACGGCGGAAGACATCGCGGCCAGCCTGAACGTGGCGCGCTCGAATGTCAGCAACAGCCTGAAGGAATTGCAAAGCTGGGGCCTGGCGCGCATCACGCACGTGATGGGGGACCGGCGCGACCATTTCGTCGCCCTGCAGGATGTGTGGGAAATCTTCCGCGTCATCATGGAAGAGCGCAAGCGGCGCGAGATCGATCCCACCCTGACGGTGCTGCGCGAATGCGCGATCGAGGGCGAGCAGGATGCGGCGATACCGCCGGAAACGCTGGCGCGCATGGGCGAAGTGCTGGCCTTTCTGGAAATGCTCAGCAGCACCTACAGCGACTATAAAAACCTGCCGCCGGCCACCCTGCAGCGCATGCTGTCCATGGGCGGCAAGGTGGCCAAGTTCCTCAGCCCGGAAGACAGGCCTGGCAAGCCTGGCAAGCCAGGTAAAAAACCATGA
- a CDS encoding fatty acid desaturase family protein gives MTPVPSLPPLRFQPARDSAFRRELRERADAYLASEGKHRFGDARLHVKTVFLAALTAGLYALALHADSTWPFVASYVACLVAAMTLAMNCLHDAAHSAVFRRGRLNRILIRLVGLPVGVDTDFWTIRHVHFHHTYANVEGYDLDTEPNPFLRQTPFQRWSPQYRYQYLYWPVVAALSLPYLNWYGDWLDRFGKTPVAAHSRLQGWRGWLSFLGWKLGHMALVLALPMWVLQQHGIAWGVVLGAYFVGQMLASCALVALILGTHWAEVEFFQPGADGTLPHDWYQHTFYTACDWTPQPRRLRWLGYWLGGLNLHLTHHLFPTWNHRHYPALARIIAELAPRHGLVYRELGYGQLHASQQAFLRAMGQPPART, from the coding sequence GTGACGCCTGTGCCTTCCTTGCCTCCGCTGCGCTTCCAGCCTGCGCGCGATTCCGCCTTCCGCCGCGAACTGCGCGAGCGCGCCGACGCCTATCTCGCCAGCGAAGGAAAGCACCGCTTTGGCGATGCGCGCCTGCATGTCAAGACCGTGTTCCTGGCCGCGCTGACGGCGGGGCTGTATGCGCTGGCCTTGCACGCCGACAGCACCTGGCCGTTTGTCGCCAGCTATGTCGCCTGCCTGGTCGCGGCCATGACGCTGGCCATGAATTGCCTGCATGACGCGGCCCACAGCGCCGTCTTCCGCCGGGGACGCCTGAACCGCATCCTGATCCGCCTGGTGGGCTTGCCCGTGGGCGTGGACACGGATTTCTGGACCATCCGCCACGTGCATTTCCATCACACGTATGCGAACGTGGAAGGCTATGACCTCGACACGGAACCGAACCCCTTCCTGCGCCAGACGCCGTTCCAACGCTGGTCGCCCCAGTACCGCTATCAATACCTGTACTGGCCCGTGGTGGCGGCCCTGTCGCTGCCGTATCTGAACTGGTATGGCGACTGGCTGGACCGCTTCGGCAAGACACCCGTGGCCGCGCACAGCCGCCTGCAGGGCTGGCGCGGCTGGCTGTCGTTCCTGGGCTGGAAGCTGGGCCACATGGCACTGGTGCTGGCGCTGCCCATGTGGGTGCTGCAGCAGCATGGCATAGCCTGGGGCGTGGTGCTGGGCGCGTATTTCGTGGGCCAGATGCTCGCCTCGTGCGCGCTGGTGGCGCTGATTCTCGGCACGCACTGGGCCGAGGTGGAGTTTTTCCAGCCGGGCGCGGACGGCACCCTGCCGCACGACTGGTACCAGCACACCTTTTACACGGCCTGCGACTGGACGCCGCAACCGCGCCGTTTGCGCTGGCTCGGCTACTGGCTCGGCGGCCTGAATTTGCACCTGACGCATCATCTGTTCCCCACCTGGAACCACCGCCACTACCCGGCGCTGGCGCGCATCATTGCCGAACTGGCGCCACGCCATGGCTTGGTCTACCGCGAACTCGGATATGGCCAGCTGCACGCCTCGCAGCAAGCCTTCCTGCGCGCCATGGGCCAGCCGCCTGCCCGCACCTGA